One stretch of Astatotilapia calliptera chromosome 3, fAstCal1.2, whole genome shotgun sequence DNA includes these proteins:
- the irs4b gene encoding insulin receptor substrate 2-B encodes MANFTNYQEGKAAMLMVETQQRDVGTKPAAATAAAANGDGSVGEPPSPLINVGGGAGGGGGGGGGGSRFHHLPPSNHFNLSHHQPPKDQQQHHHCQQQQHLSGENIAESPGRKATAASSSSPFSQVHTAEDPAAGNSHVYAAVNVVNTPDVVDDIRKCGYLRKQKHGHKRFFVLRAASHLGPSRLEYYDSEKKFRNSLRSAAAAAAASSASASSSGGAVLPSPPKRVIYLYQCFTVNKRADSKNKHLIALYTKDEYFAIVAENEQEQEDWYVAISELMSEGKKGHLDSDDLDDGYGTVTPGTVFKEVWQVNVKPKGLGQTKNLTGVYRLCLSTKTIHLVKLNSETPCVNLQLMNIRRCGHSESFFFIEVGRSSSIGPGEIWMQVDDSVVAQNMHETILETMKALKAFAEFRPRSKSQSSGSNHMPFITTRRHLGNLPPSQTGLQRRSRTESVVGTPPSTKSNMASGYRFRTSSEGEGTMNRPFRSATGSLVHLNTARAHHGRQDMGSGGGGSSGSGVATGNAGTSTGSGRYVRAIPGATSTYHARSASLPVSHFPSTTSPVSVSSSSGHGSVSDTLTRPSSASICGSPSDGGFNSSDEYGSSPGDFRYFRVRSNTPDSLGNTPPIREENCLNDYMAMGWNREVFGTNAGSGNNSGADTPRDESTSTTEDERFSSSSLRRRTHSFTRPTGGATGVAVYQKMTQTNFSLDEGSDVVLPFGSGLLRGGPSSSSSSLRSDYSSCSEHSQQSRPSTLSRTEAGSERPPLSSSAKEDSGYMPMMCGVAVSPRDTPPDYMPMQPSSYSHHISHSPQFHSPALATRSAHHHHPQLQSQSSTDSHGYMMMLPGGSCSSPSPVQASPSPHSSSSLIGACASDSIAERPENGEYMDMSYSSAGGRKVTNEGSSRYYTTGTPENTPKPYSPYFSLPRSYKAPSREREEKDKEYGEYVPMSSPAKPVYSSVATSSVSTPEKRGGGGSSTSTPSHPPPPYGAHHTTAAMADSRIVRPNRLPLGRRSFHGPLRISEPSTASAGTLTSVPATGSSSEGPSSPGEYINIEFGDHYPLQQEPPAYPHSAQDEAPSLGSGDHCRSPPQDYMSVEVGADQQDSSGCLGKNQSPRPSLVAPWNPPSYIRPLASNPGAVASPGVQVGGHWRPVGDDYTDMTFNLSRGDGTQTSPTAMLQHLCVIEGRYGHPPHTTSSSISPPLPPTSPDRAPTQPMEPKVVRADPQGRRRHSSETFSSTSSSNSTPPSGGLGSSATHPTLANPLAPNGSYVTEGQASRWASSASFDSVWMSVEGLGDSPAHHAPARTTETGTASRTSAASSSTEPGAGRMCRNMSVGYQNGLNYIALELREDGSNTGAVTSGAGSSSGSTASVVAAAGGMVPLPENRAYASIDFTKSDGVTATTKD; translated from the coding sequence ATGGCAAATTTCACGAACTATCAGGAAGGCAAGGCAGCGATGTTGATGGTGGAGACACAGCAGAGGGACGTGGGGACGAAACCTGCGGCCGCCACCGCTGCAGCCGCAAACGGAGACGGCTCGGTCGGGGAACCCCCTTCCCCGTTAATTAATGTCGGCGGAGGAgccggaggtggtggtggtggaggaggaggaggctctCGTTTCCACCATTTACCTCCGTCAAACCACTTCAACCTTAGCCACCACCAGCCGCCAAAGGATCAACAGCAGCACCATcactgtcagcagcagcagcatctttCTGGGGAAAACATCGCAGAGTCTCCGGGCAGGAAAGCCAccgccgcctcctcctcctcgccttTCAGCCAGGTACACACCGCCGAGGACCCCGCCGCTGGCAACAGCCATGTATACGCAGCTGTGAACGTCGTAAACACCCCAGACGTGGTGGATGATATACGAAAGTGTGGCTATTTAAGAAAGCAAAAGCATGGACACAAGAGGTTTTTCGTGCTGAGGGCTGCCAGCCACCTCGGCCCCAGCCGCCTGGAGTACTACGACAGCGAGAAGAAATTCAGGAACAGCCTGCGCTCTGCTGCTGCCGCCGCGGCAGCCTCCTCCGCCTCCGCCTCCAGCAGTGGTGGAGCCGTCCTCCCTTCTCCTCCCAAAAGAGTGATTTACCTCTACCAGTGCTTCACCGTGAACAAAAGGGCGGAttccaaaaacaaacacctcATTGCCCTTTACACCAAGGATGAGTACTTTGCCATTGTGGCTGAGAAtgagcaggagcaggaggactGGTATGTGGCTATCAGTGAGCTGATGAGCGAGGGCAAAAAAGGACACTTAGACTCTGATGATTTAGATGATGGATATGGTACGGTCACCCCTGGTACTGTGTTTAAAGAGGTGTGGCAGGTGAATGTAAAACCCAAAGGACTGGGTCAAACCAAAAACCTCACAGGTGTTTACCGGCTATGCCTCTCTACCAAAACCATTCACCTCGTTAAGTTGAACTCTGAGACGCCCTGTGTCAACTTGCAGCTGATGAACATCAGGCGCTGCGGACATTCAGAAAGCTTCTTTTTCATCGAGGTGGGCCGCTCCTCCTCCATCGGGCCTGGGGAGATATGGATGCAGGTGGACGACTCTGTTGTGGCCCAGAACATGCATGAGACCATCCTGGAAACGATGAAAGCGCTGAAAGCGTTTGCGGAGTTTCGGCCGAGGAGTAAGAGTCAGTCGTCGGGCTCCAATCACATGCCTTTTATCACGACGCGGCGCCACCTGGGCAACCTTCCGCCGAGTCAGACTGGGCTGCAGCGACGGTCGAGGACAGAGTCCGTGGTTGGCACGCCGCCGTCGACTAAAAGCAACATGGCTAGTGGCTATCGCTTTCGGACATCCAGTGAGGGCGAGGGCACAATGAACCGGCCGTTCCGCTCTGCCACTGGAAGTTTGGTTCACCTAAACACTGCGAGGGCCCATCACGGTCGTCAGGATATGGGCAGCGGTGGTGGCGGCAGCAGTGGGAGCGGCGTCGCCACAGGAAACGCTGGTACAAGCACCGGCAGCGGACGCTATGTCAGAGCTATCCCAGGGGCAACATCCACCTATCATGCCCGCTCTGCCTCGTTGCCAGTCTCCCATTTTCCCTCCACCACTAGCCCCGTGAGCGTCTCCTCCAGCAGCGGCCACGGCTCCGTCTCCGACACGCTCACCCGCCCATCGAGCGCCTCAATATGCGGCTCCCCGTCAGACGGTGGCTTCAACTCGTCAGATGAGTACGGCTCCAGCCCAGGTGACTTCCGTTACTTCCGGGTGCGGAGCAACACACCAGACTCTCTTGGCAACACCCCACCAATCAGAGAAGAGAACTGTTTAAATGATTACATGGCCATGGGCTGGAACCGGGAGGTCTTTGGCACCAATGCGGGCTCCGGAAACAACAGTGGAGCTGACACGCCGCGGGATGAGAGCACGTCAACAACAGAGGATGAGCGCTTTTCTTCATCATCACTGAGGAGGAGGACGCACTCTTTTACCAGACCGACTGGTGGCGCGACCGGAGTGGCAGTCTATCAGAAAATGACACAGACTAACTTCTCACTGGATGAGGGATCGGATGTGGTGTTGCCATTTGGCAGCGGCCTGCTCCGTGGGGGGCCgtcgtcctcctcttcctcactgcGCTCTGACTACAGCTCCTGCTCCGAACACAGCCAGCAGAGCCGTCCCTCCACACTCTCCCGAACGGAGGCCGGTTCCGAGCGccctcccctctcctcctccgccAAGGAAGACAGCGGCTATATGCCTATGATGTGTGGCGTGGCGGTGTCGCCGAGGGACACTCCCCCTGACTACATGCCTATGCAACCCAGCTCTTACTCCCACCACATCTCCCATTCTCCTCAGTTTCACAGTCCAGCTTTAGCTACACGCTCAGCCCACCATCATCACCCCCAGCTCCAATCCCAATCCTCCACCGATTCCCACGGCTACATGATGATGCTCCCGGGGGGGAGTTGCAGCTCCCCTTCCCCAGTGCAGGCCTCTCCCAGCCCTCACAGCAGCTCCAGCCTCATTGGGGCGTGTGCAAGCGACAGCATTGCAGAAAGACCCGAGAATGGGGAATATATGGACATGTCGTACAGTAGTGCTGGGGGGCGCAAGGTCACAAATGAAGGGAGCAGCAGATATTATACAACTGGCACACCTGAGAACACCCCAAAGCCTTACAGCCcttatttctctctccctcgctcCTATAAGGCCCCcagcagagaaagggaagagaaAGATAAAGAGTATGGGGAGTACGTTCCTATGAGCTCTCCTGCTAAACCAGTCTACTCATCAGTCGCCACATCTTCAGTGTCAACACCAGAAAAGAGGGGTGGGGGAGGTAGTAGCACCTCCACTCCCTCTCACCCACCTCCGCCTTATGGCGCTCACCATACGACTGCAGCAATGGCTGACAGCCGTATTGTGAGGCCCAACCGCCTCCCTTTAGGCCGAAGAAGTTTCCACGGACCGCTGCGAATTAGTGAGCCTTCAACAGCATCTGCAGGCACCTTGACTTCAGTCCCTGCCACTGGCAGCTCCTCTGAAGGGCCTTCCAGTCCTGGAGAGTATATTAATATAGAGTTCGGTGATCACTACCCTCTCCAGCAAGAGCCACCCGCCTACCCTCACTCTGCCCAAGACGAAGCGCCTTCCCTGGGATCCGGTGACCACTGTCGCTCCCCTCCTCAGGATTACATGAGTGTGGAGGTAGGAGCGGACCAGCAGGATAGTTCTGGTTGCCTGGGCAAAAACCAGTCACCCAGACCGAGCCTAGTTGCCCCATGGAACCCACCCAGCTATATCCGACCACTGGCTAGCAATCCCGGGGCGGTGGCCTCCCCTGGAGTGCAGGTCGGAGGTCACTGGAGGCCAGTTGGGGACGACTACACAGACATGACGTTTAACCTCAGCAGAGGTGACGGGACACAAACGAGCCCTACAGCCATGCTGCAGCATCTCTGTGTGATAGAGGGGCGTTATGGCCACCCTCCCCACACCACCTCCTCATCCATTTCTCCCCCCCTGCCCCCGACGAGCCCAGATAGGGCGCCAACGCAGCCGATGGAGCCCAAGGTGGTTCGAGCTGATCCCCAGGGCAGAAGAAGACACAGCTCAGAGACATTCTCCTCCACCTCTTCCTCTAATTCAACGCCTCCTAGTGGAGGTCTTGGCTCCTCGGCCACACACCCCACCCTTGCTAACCCCTTGGCCCCCAACGGATCTTATGTAACGGAGGGACAGGCGTCTAGATGGGCCAGCTCGGCGTCTTTTGACAGTGTGTGGATGTCTGTGGAGGGTCTGGGTGACTCTCCAGCTCACCACGCCCCGGCAAGAACCACAGAAACAGGCACGGCCTCCAGGACTTCAGCAGCATCCTCTTCCACAGAGCCCGGAGCCGGCAGAATGTGCAGGAACATGTCAGTTGGCTATCAAAACGGCCTCAACTACATCGCCTTGGAGCtgagggaggatgggagtaatacGGGAGCTGTGACGTCGGGAGCAGGTAGCAGCAGTGGGAGCACGGCATCGGTGGTGGCGGCTGCAGGGGGGATGGTGCCTCTGCCAGAGAACAGAGCCTACGCCAGTATAGACTTCACCAAATCAGACGGCGTCACTGCAACAACCAAGG